In Antennarius striatus isolate MH-2024 chromosome 20, ASM4005453v1, whole genome shotgun sequence, the genomic window GTTCCTTTAATCATCCAGAACTATGTAACCTGTAAGACAACTTACAGCAAAAGAACTCATCACTCTCATCCTGGCAGTCATCCAGCCCGTCACAGCGTCGGCTTTTCTCCACACACAGTCCTGTGGAACACAGGAAGTGGCTCTCGGGACAGGCTGAACACAGATTAACAGGGAAAGGAAGACGATAATAATGAGTTTAACTGCCTTAAATCTTTTCTAATCTATGGACCGAATAAAACGCACCAAAAAAAGCTTCTTGAGTGattcttttgaaataaaatattaaatgtttgacAAAAGTAGCTCTCCTCGTGATAGAGTAAGAATTTAGATACAATTAGGTCTACTTGACTAATCAACCAAACTGAAAGACAACATTTAGGATTCACTTGTGCCTCCTGGTAGCTGTAATGAGTCACACTCTGGGCCCTGCGTCCCTTACGTTGGCTAATTCTGTAGCTGCTGTATGATGCTTGAAAAGGCTGAGCAGAATTCCGTGAGGTGCAACGAAACTCCACCTCTGAGCTGCGGTCGGCGATACGAAACACTGTGTGATGTCCCACGTAGCTGCCACAGAAACTGTAGAAGGGAAGCAAACGCGGGATTTTATACATGCATGCAAAATTCTTTGCAAAACGTtttgagcattttttttgtgtgtctgtgcacacaTACATGATTTCATTGACCTTCCACCAGCCGTGGTCACAGCTCTTCATGTCCTTTAGTTTCAGTTCGTAGTTCTGAAACTGCAGAGCAACTCCCAATTTACTGTTAGGGGTCTGGAGTTAAAGCAGAATAATCAATcagtgaaaatgtatttaagaaCAAAGAATGAACCGCTGTTTCAAATCATGTATCAGTGCATTTTTTATACCTCAAACCTCCAGGTGCAGGAGCACTGTGGGGGCAAAAGACTTGGGTAGAAGGGGCTTCGGATCTGAGCCATGATGTCAGACTGTAAGTGGGTCTCAATTTGAGACAAACACTCTgtgaaagacagagacagacctGTGACACAACCCCAAATAGCACTCCTCACAAGCCTTGGGGCTGGGACACAAATCTGAAGGCTAAGAAGATCAAAGATTAACATTctgaacattattattattattattaacgttatgaacattattatttaatacatgtttttttccccttgtgaAACCAAAGGTAGATTTATCTTACCTGCCTCTTTTTCCCCCAGACGGACTAATCCCTTTCAAGACATTAAATCTCGGtggatttatatttatgttcttTCATTATACATGACATCACCTATAAATACTGGCATATAAAATAATTGCAGTGTGTCATACTTTCCTCAGTAATGGCCTCAAAGTGTCCTCTGAAGCTCTTGTCCCCATTTGTCATTCTGAAGGAGAGCAGCATGACGTTGGAGGTAGACACCaaggagaaggaggtggagacCGGCTCACACACCCTGCAGCAAAGATACATACCATATATATGACAGTAAGAACAATCCTTTAGGAGACTGAACTACAGTGTCAAGATTTACAGATGTACTAAAcaggaaaagcagaaaaataagtCCAGAGTAATGAGTCAGGGTGTCAGACTCACCTGTACAGAATGCGCCCTCTCATGGGCAGCAGAGCATCGTACACGGTCAGGGCGTCACTAACGCAGCCGCTGGGCTCGATGAGAAAGGAGGCGACGGTCAGACGGATCAGAGAGCCGGGGACCGCGGTGAGTTTTATGTGACATCTCACACCGGCCCACGACGAGAAAACATCTAAAGGGACCCTCATTCCGGGGAAGTTGGCATAGAATTTATCTACACACTCCAAGTCTGAAAGGAGAGGGAAAGAAACTCATATCAGAACAAAATTCACAACTTTCATTATAcataatttaaatattgttaCATACTTGCTCCTGACGTGTAATCTGATCTCTGAACAGCTGCAGGAAGATGAAACAATCCACTGTCAGTATCAACTAACACACCTGGGATGCACTTGTCAACATACTGACACACCATTGATGAAGATAGAGTCTATATCCACTGGGAGACCCAGCAGGTAGCCCACAGAGGAGCGGTTCTTCAGGCTGGTGTGGACCGAGTCCCTGAATATGGCTCCTATACACTCTTCACACACTGCTGCGCTCTTCAGTTGAGGTACCACAAAAACCATCCAGAAATGCACCAACACACCacctttgttgttgttactgggtgacaaaaacacatttgtcatgTTAACACAGATTTTGCTGCTTAAACGCACAAATTTGATCAAAACAATCAACCTTTTGCTTCACAATGAGGACGAACAAACTCTACCTGAGGTCTGAAATGACAGCTTGCTGGTAGAGTTTGGCCACGGAGGACATCTTGTAAACATTGCTCACCTGAACCAGCATAGTTAACAAAATTTTCTCAGACGGCTTCAACAGTCATGTAGATAACAGGATTGCTTTAATACATACCACatgttgtattttgtttgcCATGGATACAAATTCATTGGACTCTTCCTGGCGGTACTCAGGGATAAACTCCATGTTGGCAACCCGAAACATTCCAGCAAAATAAGCTCCACTGCTGCTTTCCCTGCGAACTAAGAAGTTAAAAACAGCTTTACATGTTGCAGTTAAAGCTTTAGATGTATTAATTTTGTGGGACTAAAGAGTCCTCTTACATATAAAGACCCACAGCAGAGACCACATGATGACCACCACCACAAACACCACAGCAGCAATGATGATGGCGAGGTGAGGGATGTTCAGCAGGCGGGCCCAGAGCTTCTTGATTCCTTTGGGCTTCCGTCTCGTCTTCCTGTACTTCCTGCAAATCTTCTGCAGGGTGTGGTCGACCGTGGCCACCTTCACAGACACGTCTGAAATCTACAGGCAGGGGGGAAGGTG contains:
- the tmprss7 gene encoding transmembrane protease serine 7 isoform X2 codes for the protein MNLYPWQTKYNMCNNNKGGVLVHFWMVFVVPQLKSAAVCEECIGAIFRDSVHTSLKNRSSVGYLLGLPVDIDSIFINAVQRSDYTSGANLECVDKFYANFPGMRVPLDVFSSWAGVRCHIKLTAVPGSLIRLTVASFLIEPSGCVSDALTVYDALLPMRGRILYRVCEPVSTSFSLVSTSNVMLLSFRMTNGDKSFRGHFEAITEEKCLSQIETHLQSDIMAQIRSPFYPSLLPPQCSCTWRFETPNSKLGVALQFQNYELKLKDMKSCDHGWWKVNEIIFCGSYVGHHTVFRIADRSSEVEFRCTSRNSAQPFQASYSSYRISQPCPESHFLCSTGLCVEKSRRCDGLDDCQDESDEFFCSRPTKNCGDNSRLHPLFICNGEKDCSDGRDELNCTQESSCSAIRYQCNSGSCILKKNAKCDDVPDCQDGSDEADCACGRPSMEKKVDASAGSERIVGGVNSVEGEWPWQVSLHFSGNLYCGASVLSSDWLISAAHCFNKERLSDPRYWRAHLGMLTQGGAKHVADIQRIVVHEYFNAHTFDYDVALLQLKKPWPPSLHPVVQPVCLPPPSHAVTDKHSCWVTGWGYRSEEDKVLPSVLQKAEVSLLSQTECKKRYGPVSPRMLCAGVPSGEQDACRGDSGGPLSCQAPGDGRWFLIGIVSWGVGCGRPNLPGVYSRVNKFTSWIYSHIS
- the tmprss7 gene encoding transmembrane protease serine 7 isoform X1; this encodes MFRVANMEFIPEYRQEESNEFVSMANKIQHVVSNVYKMSSVAKLYQQAVISDLSNNNKGGVLVHFWMVFVVPQLKSAAVCEECIGAIFRDSVHTSLKNRSSVGYLLGLPVDIDSIFINAVQRSDYTSGANLECVDKFYANFPGMRVPLDVFSSWAGVRCHIKLTAVPGSLIRLTVASFLIEPSGCVSDALTVYDALLPMRGRILYRVCEPVSTSFSLVSTSNVMLLSFRMTNGDKSFRGHFEAITEEKCLSQIETHLQSDIMAQIRSPFYPSLLPPQCSCTWRFETPNSKLGVALQFQNYELKLKDMKSCDHGWWKVNEIIFCGSYVGHHTVFRIADRSSEVEFRCTSRNSAQPFQASYSSYRISQPCPESHFLCSTGLCVEKSRRCDGLDDCQDESDEFFCSRPTKNCGDNSRLHPLFICNGEKDCSDGRDELNCTQESSCSAIRYQCNSGSCILKKNAKCDDVPDCQDGSDEADCACGRPSMEKKVDASAGSERIVGGVNSVEGEWPWQVSLHFSGNLYCGASVLSSDWLISAAHCFNKERLSDPRYWRAHLGMLTQGGAKHVADIQRIVVHEYFNAHTFDYDVALLQLKKPWPPSLHPVVQPVCLPPPSHAVTDKHSCWVTGWGYRSEEDKVLPSVLQKAEVSLLSQTECKKRYGPVSPRMLCAGVPSGEQDACRGDSGGPLSCQAPGDGRWFLIGIVSWGVGCGRPNLPGVYSRVNKFTSWIYSHIS